The proteins below are encoded in one region of Thermococcus sp.:
- a CDS encoding biotin/lipoyl-containing protein: MKMENEIPAPKDGIIKKIHVKEGDTVDTGQTLVQIE, from the coding sequence ATGAAAATGGAAAACGAAATACCAGCACCAAAAGACGGAATAATCAAAAAAATCCACGTCAAAGAAGGCGACACCGTCGACACCGGACAAACACTCGTGCAGA